In Clostridium omnivorum, the DNA window AACACTGTAAGAGAAATTGATGAAATGGAGCATTACTTTGGAGAAAATAATGCTAATAATGAATACAATAGGCTAGAAATTGAAGTTGAACTTCTAGAAGGCAAAGGGTGTGAAACAGCCTATGCTTATATTTACAATTTAAAGAGCGCAGAAGAGCTTAGAAGTAAAGATATTTATATAAAGGACGGAGACTGGAAAAAGTTCTGCAATAAACATAATGCTAAGCATAAAAATCTAGCAGGCTAAAAGCTTCGTCTATAGCACTAAAAACCTTGATTTTATTCAGGGTTTTTTTGTGCTATTTACCAATAGTAAATATTCGCGGAATTTGGTATAATTCTAACATAGTTCAATAGTAATCATGATTAGGTGGTGAAAGAGTTGTATAATTCTCTGTTCGATGAAAATAGACAAAACGCTATGAGAGATTATTTTTTAAACAATTTAGGTAAAAAAGGGATAATTAGGAAATATTCCAGAAATGAGATTATTGAATTACACAGTGATGATTACTTTGGAATTGTTGTTAAGGGAATTGTATCTATAAATGTGCTTAATTCCAACGGAAATGAAAAGATGCTGTATGTTCTCCGCCCAGGAGAAATATTTGAGGAGATGAACTATTTTTGTGGGGGGTCAAAGCTGACAGTGGCAAGGGTTAAGGAAAATGCTGAAGTTTCCATAATATATAAGAATGTATTGGAGCCAGAGCTTGCTGATAACCCAGAAGCCTATAGATACTTTCTTCACAGCGTCACTAGAAAATATAGAATAGTTATGCTTCAAATGACTAATAGTGTTTTTAACGATTCTATTGGGAAGATAGCTGATACCCTATTGAGGATGGCATCCTGCAGTATTGGTACTGGTGAATCAGAAAAAATTATCATAGATACGCCTTTTACTCATCAGGAATTAGCAAATAATATAGGCTGCTCCAGAATCACGGTTACTAAATTTTTAAATAAATTTATTGATGAAGGCATAATTATTTATGAGGATAAAAGAATAGTGATTAAAAATAGAGAGGCCTTAAAACAATATATAAATGTAATTGAGGAGTAAGTTAATGTTTGCCTAA includes these proteins:
- a CDS encoding Crp/Fnr family transcriptional regulator, producing the protein MYNSLFDENRQNAMRDYFLNNLGKKGIIRKYSRNEIIELHSDDYFGIVVKGIVSINVLNSNGNEKMLYVLRPGEIFEEMNYFCGGSKLTVARVKENAEVSIIYKNVLEPELADNPEAYRYFLHSVTRKYRIVMLQMTNSVFNDSIGKIADTLLRMASCSIGTGESEKIIIDTPFTHQELANNIGCSRITVTKFLNKFIDEGIIIYEDKRIVIKNREALKQYINVIEE
- a CDS encoding gamma-glutamylcyclotransferase family protein codes for the protein MAKKFFVYGTLLEGFINYEKYLKGKIITREYAKTKGELYHLVDCGYPAMVDGCDYVYGELIDFEDYTNTVREIDEMEHYFGENNANNEYNRLEIEVELLEGKGCETAYAYIYNLKSAEELRSKDIYIKDGDWKKFCNKHNAKHKNLAG